The following DNA comes from Paenibacillus crassostreae.
TTCACTTGTCGTTCGTATCGGTTCAGTCCAAATTGAGATCCGTCCTGGCTTTGACCAACGGTTGCTTAAAGAAGTTGTGCAGTCACTGGAAGAGCCATGTTAACATTATCCAGCGTCCATCATGTCTATCTTGCCACAGGATCAACAGATCTGCGGAAGTCTATTGACGGATTAGCCGCAATCGTGCAGGAAGGCTTTGGACTCAATCCCTTTTCTTCATGCTTGTTTGTTTTCTGCAACCGCGAATGTAACAAGATCAAGATTTTACACTGGGAGCACAACGGTTTTTGGCTGTTTTACCGCAGACTTGAACGAGGCACGTTTCAGTGGCCGAACGAAAGCGTCGGTACCGCAACCATTACCTCCCGCGAGCTTCGCTGGCTGCTGGATGGACTTTCGCTTAGTCAGCGTCAGGCACATCCAATAGTTACGGCTGATTCTGTCGTATAACTCAAATGTTCGCTGTATCGCCATACCTTGCGGCAGGGATGATGCGACATTTTCCGAACAACAATCGAAAAACTGAATCAGCGAATTGCTAAGCAGGAACAGCAAATTTCTGAGCTTACTGCTTTACTCAGGTGGTATGAGGAGCAGAACCGTCTTGCGAAACAAAAACGTTTTGGTGCATCCAGTGAGAAGACGAACCCGGACCAATTGGAACTGAATTTGTTCAACGAAGCCGAGGTGCTTGCGACACCTGAAGGACAAGAGCCACAGATGGAGCAGGTGACCTACGAGCGCCGGAAGACGACCGGTAGGCGTGAAGTAGATTTTGATCGGTTACCGATTGAAACGGTGACTTATGAACTCAATGAGTTGGATCAGACCTGTTCGTGCTGTGGCGGTTCGCTCCATGAAATGAGCACCGAGACGCGCAGCGAGATCGCCATTGTGCCGCCTCAAGTCAAGGTCATCCGCCACGTGAGGCAGGTTTATTCCTGCCGATCATGCGAGCGCAATGACATTCATACACCTATCATCACGGCACAAATGCCAAAGCCTGTCTACCCGGGGAGCCTAGCTTCGCCGTCAATTCTGGCGCATGTGATGTGCCAGAAATATGTGGAAAGCTTACCGCTTTATCGGCAAGAACAGCACTTTGCTCGTCTAGGCTTCACATTGTCCCGGCAAACGATGGCGAATTGGATGATCTACGGAGCGGAGAAGTGGCTGACGCCAGTGGTTAGCGCCATGAAAGAATACTTGCTGAAGAAAGATATCTTACATGCTGATGAGACCACGTTACAAGTGCTGCACGAGCCAGGCAAATCGGCCGAATCGAAATCCTATCTTTGGTTATATCGCAGCGGACGCGTAGAAGACCCAGCTGTTGTGTTCGATTACCAGAGAACCCGAGGAGGCGAGCATCCGCGAAACTTTTTGGCTGGATTCAAAGGCTATCTGCATGTCGACGGTTACCCAGGATATCACAAAGTGGCCGATGTGACACTTGTCGCCTGCTGGGCACATGCACGGCGTAAATATGACGAGGCTTTAAAGGCGGCGCCGCCAGAGGCAAGGAACAATCCGGAAACGGTAGCGAAGCAAGGCCTGAAGTTCTGTAATGAACTCTTTGCCATTGAAGATCTGAAGGAAGCATCGCCAGAGGAACGCTATACCGCACGGCAGGAAAGAAGTCTTCCTGTGATCGAAGCTTACCAAAATTGGCTGAAGCAACAGCGGTCACGAACGTTACCTAAGAGTTTGACAGGACAAGCAATCGCCTACAGCTTAAATCAATGGGAAAAGCTGGCGGCATACCTTGCTGACGGACGACTCGAGATCGACAACAACAGAAGCGAACGGTCGATTAAACCTTTTGTAATAGGCCGGAAAAATTGGCTCTTTGCTAACACCCCGCGAGGCGCAAAGGCCAGTGCTAACATTTACAGCGTTGTCGAAACTGCAAAGGAAAATGGACTCAAGCCATTCGACTACTTGAAGTTTCTCTTTGAACAGCTACCTCAGCTAACAGGTCAGCTCGATCCGCAGGCGCTAGAGCCATTCATGCCATGGTCAGCCTCGCTGCCAGCGCATTGCCGGCTAAAGTCTTAAACAGCAGATATTTCTCTCTCTCTCTCTCTCTCTCCTAAAATGGGGGCTGTTTGAGCTTCAATTCAAAGGAGAAATTAATTTTTCGCTTTCGAACACGCCGCAAGTAGATCCTATACATAAACAGGGGTCGGCAGATGGCAAGAACACCGTATAAAAGGGAGGAGACGCATGCGTCTCCCTCTGATTTTTACCGATTGAAACAGGATTTTGTTTTTGACCTTGCGAGCTGCTCACCGCCTTACGTTGCTGTTTGCCTACACTTATCGTTGTGAAAACGCCTGAGCATTATCTTCACTGATCAAACAAAGAAACAGTAGGGTTAGGTACAAGCATTTTTGCAGATGAAGATAATTTAAGTGTAGTTTGACTCCTTGAAGTCGCATTATCAAATATACTAATCCATTCATTGTTTACACTCATTATTTTCTTTATGATTTCATCAGGATAATCTGTTTGATTTTGATGCTGTTGGAAGTACAAACTAATATCCTGAGCAATTTTACTGGATAAGTTATTCCTTTCATCATCATGCTTCTTATCAATTGTGTTATCCATCTGATTCAATTCCGCATACGAGGAAAGGAATCTAAAACCTTTCCTCTAAGCGTTTTAAAGCCTTTTCGTAAGCCAGCACTCGCTCCTTCTCTTCCCAATCAAGCCTTTTCAGAATTCGTTCCCAATAAATATTCCCAGAGTCCGCATAGGATTTTGCAGTTTCTCTCCACAGGAAAGCCTCAGCTTCTTCAAGTACGATATAGTATCTGCTCTGTATTTTGAAATGGGGCATGCCATCTTCTTTAATTAAGCTATATATAGTCGCAGGGCTTGTCCGAAAGTGCTTTGATGCCTCTTTAATCGTAAGAATGGTTCTTCCGTAATACCTCTCCCTCTCTCCCTTAGTCAATTGATTTATCTCGTCTGAGAAATTCGCTAGTTCTTCCTTAAAGATCTTTCTGATTATCTCCTCGATCATCTCAGGCTCCCCCTTTGACTTTTCAAAATTTCTAATTTCCTCTTGTACTACTTTTACATCCCACTCTTTTTCCGGATCCTTCCACCTGTTTGCGCGGAACATAACGATGGTCTCTTCAATTTCATTGTAATCAAAAATAATTCTCGCCCTTACTTTCCTGTGTGGCATTGCCCTTGTATAGGTCAGCTGTCGTAATGTATAAACTCCTATGCCCGTTCTATCCGCAACCTCACTTATTGTCATGTATTGTTTTAAGGTAAGACTATGTCGTGTCTTAATTTCTATTAAAGTTTGAACTAGTTCATCTCTAAGGAGTCGCTGAAGATGGTGTTCAAAAATAAAGTCGTCCATCAAGCTTAATCCACCTCGTTTATTCTCAATTTGTTGTATAATAGATTACACGCATGATTCCTATTGAAGTAGGTGTTTTCCCAATATGGAGAGACAAGAAATCAAAGACACGTTAGAATCACTATATAATGATTATTATGACGGATTATATTCAGAGGAACAATTAAAGGCAGAATTAAAGACCCTCTATCTCGGTAGTACAATTAGTGCAGACGAATAGTCAGAGTTAATCCTAGACGCCCAGTGGAAAAACGCTAGTGAAAAGGATTATTTAGATAAGAAGATACAGATAGCCGAAGAATCTGATAGGGGTGGAGATGTGTTCTTTTGTATAGCCTCTCGGCATTCGCCGATGCTTGGGCTTGTATTGATTATTTTATTTTATTGATACAATATTAATTGGC
Coding sequences within:
- the tnpB gene encoding IS66 family insertion sequence element accessory protein TnpB (TnpB, as the term is used for proteins encoded by IS66 family insertion elements, is considered an accessory protein, since TnpC, encoded by a neighboring gene, is a DDE family transposase.), producing MLTLSSVHHVYLATGSTDLRKSIDGLAAIVQEGFGLNPFSSCLFVFCNRECNKIKILHWEHNGFWLFYRRLERGTFQWPNESVGTATITSRELRWLLDGLSLSQRQAHPIVTADSVV
- the tnpC gene encoding IS66 family transposase, which translates into the protein MFRTTIEKLNQRIAKQEQQISELTALLRWYEEQNRLAKQKRFGASSEKTNPDQLELNLFNEAEVLATPEGQEPQMEQVTYERRKTTGRREVDFDRLPIETVTYELNELDQTCSCCGGSLHEMSTETRSEIAIVPPQVKVIRHVRQVYSCRSCERNDIHTPIITAQMPKPVYPGSLASPSILAHVMCQKYVESLPLYRQEQHFARLGFTLSRQTMANWMIYGAEKWLTPVVSAMKEYLLKKDILHADETTLQVLHEPGKSAESKSYLWLYRSGRVEDPAVVFDYQRTRGGEHPRNFLAGFKGYLHVDGYPGYHKVADVTLVACWAHARRKYDEALKAAPPEARNNPETVAKQGLKFCNELFAIEDLKEASPEERYTARQERSLPVIEAYQNWLKQQRSRTLPKSLTGQAIAYSLNQWEKLAAYLADGRLEIDNNRSERSIKPFVIGRKNWLFANTPRGAKASANIYSVVETAKENGLKPFDYLKFLFEQLPQLTGQLDPQALEPFMPWSASLPAHCRLKS
- a CDS encoding helix-turn-helix domain-containing protein gives rise to the protein MDDFIFEHHLQRLLRDELVQTLIEIKTRHSLTLKQYMTISEVADRTGIGVYTLRQLTYTRAMPHRKVRARIIFDYNEIEETIVMFRANRWKDPEKEWDVKVVQEEIRNFEKSKGEPEMIEEIIRKIFKEELANFSDEINQLTKGERERYYGRTILTIKEASKHFRTSPATIYSLIKEDGMPHFKIQSRYYIVLEEAEAFLWRETAKSYADSGNIYWERILKRLDWEEKERVLAYEKALKRLEERF